ACATCTTTCACTAATTGGCCGTGGATTTGTATTAACCAATTTTTTCAGTATGTTGGCCGTTTTAGGATGGCTATACATTGTTGCTCCTGTTCGTGTATGTAACAGCTATTTAGTCAATGATCAGGAAAATGCGGGCTGGTTGATGGTTTTACTGGCTGGATTCTTATTTATTGGATGGCTGGGCAGTTTATTTATTGATAATGGCTCGAGACCTTATCCAGAAAACCCGAATCAATAAACCAAAACGATTAAAACATAACTATAAAGTGTGTTTGGTCGCGAGATAACCCATTTATTTTAGGAGAAATAATTTAGTATGGACTATAACCCGCCATTAAAGCTCATGGAGGAAATTGAGGCTGCAAGTAAAAAGAAGGCCGGTCTGGATATACGTAGCATGTTACTGAAGGGATTCATGTCGGGCGCATTGTTAGCATATGCAACTGCTCTGGCTTTTAAAGCATCCGATGGCTTTTCAGGAGGAGCTGTTGCGCTTATTTCAGGAGCTGTTTTTCCTGTTGGTTTTGCCATGATTATATTGCTTGGAATGGAGTTGGCTACGGGTAATTTTGCGGTATTACCTGTTGGAATTATGAGTGGCAAGGTAACGTATAAGCAGATGCTTCGTAATTGGGGTTGGGTATATTTTGGTAATTTTCTCGGATGTGTATTTGTTGGCTTCTTGATTGCAATTTCATTAACTGAGGCATTTCTCGAAGGTTCCGGTTCATTGGGTGCCAAAATTATTGCTGTAGCCGAATCAAAAACATTAGTCTATGAGCATGCTGGTGCTAACGGTTGGGTGACCGCCTTTGTTAAAGGTATTTTATGTAACTGGATGGTTGCAATGGGCACTGTT
This genomic window from Nitrosomonas cryotolerans ATCC 49181 contains:
- a CDS encoding formate/nitrite transporter family protein, with protein sequence MDYNPPLKLMEEIEAASKKKAGLDIRSMLLKGFMSGALLAYATALAFKASDGFSGGAVALISGAVFPVGFAMIILLGMELATGNFAVLPVGIMSGKVTYKQMLRNWGWVYFGNFLGCVFVGFLIAISLTEAFLEGSGSLGAKIIAVAESKTLVYEHAGANGWVTAFVKGILCNWMVAMGTVLGMVSSSATGKIAAIWLPVSTFFALAFEHSIVNMFIIPTAMILGADITVEQWLFWNQIPVTLGNIFGGAVLTGGLLFYCNKASTASGKQESDKNVRQVMNEAVTSNK